A region from the Lolium perenne isolate Kyuss_39 chromosome 4, Kyuss_2.0, whole genome shotgun sequence genome encodes:
- the LOC127293109 gene encoding ATP-dependent DNA helicase DDM1: MVAMANGVKVEPAAAVPDTTAAANGKADSPISVLGDEKMPEPKVEKAALLDTLKVEDTAEEFLDAPSSLPIDLEAKNGDAALITEVMAKEEEELCQARIKADEEEEARRREEAARQAADPKARFNKLDELLTQTQLYSEFLLEKMDQITDVHSTPKKAVEIKQEEEPVEEQKKGRGRKRKSNAKPQYNDKKAKTAVAAMLTRKREDGAAADGTLTEEEKWEQEQANLVPLLTGGKLKSYQIKGVKWLISLWQNGLNGILADQMGLGKTIQTIAFLAHLKGNGMHGPYMVIAPLSTLSNWLNELTRFTPSVNGIIYHGTKDARAELRRKHMPKTTGPDFPIIITSYEMAMYDARLLANYKWKYVVVDEGHRLKNTKCKLLRELKRIPMDNKLLLTGTPLQNNLAELWSLLNFILPDIFSSHEEFESWFDFSGKVDEEQQEESDENKRVLVVSKLHAILRPFLLRRMKEDVELTLPRKKEIIIYANMTEHQKQIQNHLVEETFDEYLHENMDIVLRKPGIKTKLNNLLIQLRKNCAHPDLFNIAFDANSLYPPVDKLLEQCGKFQLLDRLLDILLKRNHKVLIFSQWTKVLDLLDYYLEVKGLKVCRIDGSVNLEVRRKQIADFNDLNSGMNVFILSTRAGGLGINLTSADTCILYDSDWNPQMDLQAMDRCHRIGQTQPVHVYRLATSNSVEGRIIKRAFGKLKLEHVVIGKGQFQQDAAKPNALDEAELLALLRDEQAEEDRMIQTDISDEDLLKLMERTDLTGAPAAAGAAPLVPLKGPGWEVVLPAKGGGGMLSALAS, translated from the exons atggtcgccatggccaaTGGGGTCAAGGTCgaacccgccgccgccgtccccgacaccaccgccgccgccaacggaAAGGCTGACTCGCCGATATCAGTTCTCGGGGACGAG AAAATGCCGGAACCCAAGGTCGAGAAGGCGGCCCTCCTGGACACGCTGAAGGTGGAGGACACGGCGGAGGAGTTCCTGGACGCGCCGTCGTCCCTGCCCATCGACCTGGAGGCCAAGAACGGCGACGCGGCGCTCATCACGGAGGTCATggccaaggaggaggaggagctgtgCCAGGCGCGGATCaaggccgacgaggaggaggaggcccggagGAGGGAGGAGGCCGCCAGGCAGGCTGCCGACCCCAAGGCGCGGTTCAACAAGCTGGACGAGCTGCTCACGCAGACGCAGCTCTACTCCGAGTTCCTGCTCGAGAAGATGGACCAGATCACCGATGTGCAT TCAACACCGAAGAAAGCTGTTGAAATCAAGCAGGAGGAGGAGCCTGTGGAGGAGCAGAAGAAAGGGCGTGGCAGGAAGAGGAAGTCCAATGCTAAGCCGCAGTATAATGAC AAGAAGGCTAAGACAGCAGTGGCAGCAATGCTTACAAGAAAGCGTGAAGACGGTGCTGCTGCTGATGGTACACTCACAGAAGAAGAAAAGTGGGAACAAGAGCAAGCCAACCTTGTTCCGTTATTGACTGGTGGAAAGTTGAAATCTTACCAGATAAAGGGTGTTAAGTGGCTAATTTCACTGTGGCAAAATGGGCTGAATGGGATATTAGCTGACCAAATGGGCCTTGGGAAAACGATCCAGACAATTGCATTTCTTGCCCATCTCAAAGGGAATGGTATGCACGGTCCATACATGGTTATTGCTCCCCTTTCAACTCTGTCAAACTGGTTGAATGAGTTAACAAG GTTCACCCCATCTGTGAATGGTATAATTTACCATGGAACTAAAGATGCTCGGGCAGAGTTGAGGAGAAAACACATGCCCAAAACAACCGGTCCTGATTTTCCGATAATAATCACTTCATATGAGATGGCCATGTATGATGCGAGGCTTCTTGCTAATTATAAGTGGAAGTATGTTGTTGTAGATGAG GGCCATCGGTTGAAAAATACTAAGTGTAAATTATTGAGGGAGTTAAAGCGCATTCCGATGGATAACAAGCTCCTTTTGACCGGAACACCTCTTCAGAATAACCTAGCAGAGCTGTGGTCACTGTTGAACTTCATTTTGCCTGATATATTCTCATCCCATGAGGAATTTGAGTCATG GTTTGATTTTTCTGGGAAGGTAGACGAGGAACAACAGGAAGAAAGTGATGAGAACAAAAGAGTCCTTGTTGTCTCAAAACTTCATGCCATTTTGCGTCCATTCCTTTTAAGGCGGATGAAGGAAGATGTAGAACTCACGCTTCCACGAAAGAAAGAGATAATCATTTATGCTAACATGACTGAACATCAGAAGCAAATCCAGAATCACTTGGTTGAGGAGACATTTGATGAATACTTGCATGAGAACATGGATATTG TTTTGCGTAAACCTGGCATCAAGACGAAGCTAAATAATCTACTCATTCAGCTGAGGAAAAACTGCGCCCACCCTGATCTTTTCAATATTGCATTCGACGCAAACA GTCTCTATCCACCTGTTGATAAGCTTCTGGAACAATGTGGCAAATTTCAGCTGTTGGACAGATTACTGGATATTCTACTCAAACGGAACCACAAG GTCCTAATATTTTCGCAATGGACAAAAGTTTTGGACCTCCTTGACTACTATTTGGAGGTAAAAGGCCTGAAGGTTTGCCGAATTGATGGGAGTGTTAATTTGGAAGTTCGGAGGAAGCAG ATAGCGGACTTCAATGACTTGAACAGTGGCATGAATGTTTTCATTCTAAGCACACGTGCTGGTGGGCTTGGTATCAACCTTACTTCTGCTGATACTTGCATCCTGTATGATAGTGACTGG AATCCTCAAATGGATTTGCAAGCTATGGATCGATGCCACCGGATTGGTCAAACACAGCCAGTTCATGTTTACCGGTTGGCAACATCCAATTCTGTGGAG GGACGGATTATTAAGAGAGCTTTTGGAAAGTTGAAGCTAGAGCATGTCGTGATCGGCAAGGGACAGTTTCAACAAGATGCTGCAAAGCCTAACGCCTTAGAT GAGGCGGAGCTGCTGGCGCTGCTTAGGGATGAGCAGGCTGAGGAAGACAGGATGATTCAGACAGATATCAGTGATGAGGACCTTCTGAAGCTGATGGAACGGACTGACCTCACAGGTGCTCCTGCGGCTGCTGGTGCCGCCCCTCTTGTCCCACTGAAAGGGCCTGGGTGGGAGGTGGTGCTTCCAGCCAAGGGTGGTGGCGGCATGCTCTCTGCGCTCGCCAGCTGA
- the LOC127293110 gene encoding SWI/SNF complex subunit SWI3D: MEPKAPAAPHGDGPPAEAPRRRGGGGKRKAAGSSFTPSKRHAKERNASYNVPQHLLHSGPLTRAARHSPHKLSGAPPDAAPAAAGAASGSGKAEGDAVRLDGEQTPAEEAPLVDEVFEAVRSRDAGVHVVPTFAGWFSWKDIHPVEKQTLSSFFNGKSEKRTPEIYSGIRNSIVMKFHANPQLQLESKDLAEISIGEADARQEVFDFLDHWGLINFHPFLPAGIEETKPEESQSDSPNEDKASVIEKLFKFEPIQSYMIPLPKKGEVEIPAPLPSFLPDPVLVEDVVAAAEPSVEYHCNSCSVDCSGKRYHCRTQADFDLCSNCYNEEKFDPGMSKTDFILMDSAEVSGARGTSWTDEETLLLLEALEIFGGKWAEIAEHVATKTKTQCMLHFLQMQIEDSFHGDEDVHQNIHESKQPLAEKGTPEVPDKMEVEEKIEGKDTEDEKPSEKTEGNNAEAKTEEGTPVEDKDTNNSAGVDSVAVPNADDPKPSSDADLAKEDPVNPDTSDKNASNVATDASGENASNVATDTSGENASNVATDASGENASNDAIDILKSAFEAVGHFPGDEGSFADAGNPVMALAAFLAGLVEDDNATTSCRSSLKAISEDPPALQLASRHCYILEDPPSDLKDFFVTVSNEIKDGDQAKDEDMIIDSTGTEKKDINEKEENTLPVEKQNSPSSSPKDHKESDNKNVSCDDEVPSVEPKSSNVKESGDPIPLVDKSASNDTGGSLSTKDSVAPQDNANGCGLLASQEAVAGSTTVASNPEEDKPSSEVEPDDDSSANGKIELNKTEDAVGAPTIVQEDEKSQTLGNSKMEEPNGAEIVPADAEKGSGVTAKPDDSLTRLKRAAATAISAAAVKAKLLAEQEEDQIRRLAALVVEKLLQKTEAKMSLFADVEQVALRTREYTEKTRKKLLMERNAIIAARMGALPSRPNQHGVAGNRLPPGYGAPAVRPPNAMPRPSS; this comes from the exons ATGGAGCCCAAGGCCCCGGCCGCCCCGCACGGCGACGGGCCGCCGGCGGAGGCCCCCcgccgccgcggcggcggcggcaagcgCAAGGCCGCGGGGTCGTCGTTCACGCCGTCCAAGCGGCACGCCAAGGAGCGCAACGCCTCCTACAACGTGCCCCAGCACCTGCTGCACAGCGGGCCGCTCACCCGCGCCGCGCGCCACTCGCCGCACAAGCTCTCGGGCGCGCCGCCGGATGCGGCCCCCGCGGCGGCCGGGGCCGCCAGCGGATCGGGGAAGGCCGAGGGCGACGCGGTTCGGCTCGACGGGGAGCAGACCCCCGCCGAGGAAGCGCCGCTGGTGGACGAGGTCTTCGAGGCCGTTCGATCCCGCGACGCCGGCGTCCATGTGGTCCCCACCTTTGCCG GATGGTTTTCGTGGAAGGACATCCACCCAGTCGAGAAGCAAACATTGTCTTCGTTCTTTAATGGCAAATCTGAGAAGCGGACACCGGAGATTTACTCGGGGATTAGAAATTCCATTGTGATGAAATTTCATGCAAATCCTCAGCTGCAGCTGGAGTCCAAAGATTTAGCTGAGATATCAATTGGGGAGGCCGATGCTCGACAGGAagtgtttgatttcttggatcacTGGGGCCTTATCAATTTCCACCCTTTTCTACCCGCTGGCATAGAGGAGACTAAGCCAGAGGAGAGCCAAAGTGATTCTCCCAATGAGGACAAAGCGTCTGTTATTGAGAAGCTGTTTAAATTTGAACCTATTCAGTCATATATGATCCCTTTACCAAAGAAAGGGGAGGTGGAAATTCCAGCCCCTCTGCCTTCATTTCTTCCTGATCCTGTACTAGTGGAAGATGTGGTTGCAGCAGCTGAGCCTTCTGTTGAGTACCACTGCAACTCCTGTTCAGTTGATTGCTCAGGCAAGCGCTACCATTGCCGGACCCAG GCAGATTTTGACCTGTGTTCTAACTGCTACAACGAAGAAAAATTCGATCCAGGCATGTCCAAAACTGATTTCATCCTTATGGATTCGGCAGAAGTTTCTGGTGCTCGTGGTACTAGTTGGACTGATGAGGAGACATTGCTTCTTTTAGAAGCTTTGGAAATTTTTGGTGGAAAATGGGCTGAGATTGCCGAGCATGTTGCTACGAAAACAAAAACACAGTGCATGTTACACTTTCTTCAAATGCAAATTGAGGACAGCtttcatggtgatgaagatgttCACCAAAATATCCATGAAAGCAAGCAACCCTTGGCGGAAAAAGGCACCCCTGAAGTACCTGATAAAATGGAAGTTGAAGAGAAAATTGAAGGAAAAGATACAGAGGATGAGAAGCCTTCAGAGAAAACGGAAGGCAATAATGCAGAAGCAAAAACAGAAGAAGGAACTCCTGTGGAAGATAAAGATACCAATAATTCAGCTGGTGTAGATTCAGTTGCAGTTCCAAACGCTGATGATCCAAAACCATCTTCTGACGCTGATCtagcaaaggaagatcctgttaatCCTGATACTTCTGACAAAAATGCGTCAAATGTTGCTACCGATGCTTCTGGTGAAAATGCATCAAACGTTGCTACCGATACTTCTGGTGAAAATGCATCAAACGTTGCTACCGATGCTTCTGGTGAAAATGCATCAAACGATGCTATTGATATCCTGAAATCTGCATTCGAGGCCGTCGGTCACTTCCCAGGAGATGAAGGTTCATTTGCTGATGCAGGGAATCCTGTTATGGCACTG GCAGCATTTTTGGCTGGTCTTGTCGAAGATGACAATGCTACCACTTCTTGCCGTAGTTCACTAAAAGCCATATCGGAGGATCCTCCTGCACTCCAGTTGGCAAGTAGACACTGTTATATTCTTGAAGATCCACCGAGTGATCTGAAAGACTTTTTTGTCACTGTAAG TAATGAAATTAAAGATGGTGATCAGGCAAAAGATGAAGATATGATTATAGATTCAACTGGTACTGAGAAAAAGGATATTAATGAAAAGGAAGAAAATACTCTGCCAGTGGAAAAGCAAAACAGTCCATCCAGTTCACCAAAAGATCATAAAGAATCAGATAATAAGAATGTGTCTTGCGATGATGAAGTTCCCTCTGTGGAGCCTAAATCCAGTAATGTTAAGGAGTCAGGTGATCCAATTCCTCTGGTGGATAAGAGTGCATCCAATGACACAGGAGGTTCATTAAGTACGAAAGATTCAGTTGCTCCACAAGATAATGCAAATGGATGTGGTTTGTTAGCTTCTCAAGAGGCAGTTGCAGGAAGTACTACAGTTGCATCTAATCCTGAAGAGGACAAACCAAGTTCTGAAGTGGAGCCAGATGATGATTCGTCTGCAAATGGCAAGATCGAGCTTAATAAGACCGAAGATGCAGTTGGTGCCCCAACTATTGTACAAGAAGACGAGAAAAGCCAAACATTGGGGAATAGCAAAATGGAAG AACCTAATGGTGCCGAAATCGTCCCTGCCGATGCTGAGAAGGGCTCAGGAGTGACCGCCAAACCTGATGATTCCCTAACTCGGCTAAAACGAGCAGCAGCGACTGCTATTTCAGCTGCTGCTGTGAAGGCTAAGCTCCTCGCTGAGCAGGAGGAAGATCAAATTCGAAGGCTAGCTGCACTGGTGGTTGAAAAGCTG CTGCAGAAGACGGAGGCGAAGATGTCATTATTTGCCGATGTGGAGCAAGTGGCCCTCCGAACAAGAGAATACACCGAAAAAACCAGAAAGAAGCTTCTGATGGAGAGGAACGCTATAATCGCTGCCCGCATGGGTGCTTTGCCATCTAGGCCGAACCAGCATGGTGTTGCTGGGAACAGATTGCCACCTGGATATGGTGCCCCTGCAGTAAGACCACCAAACGCGATGCCCCGGCCCAGCAGCTGA